The Salvia miltiorrhiza cultivar Shanhuang (shh) chromosome 2, IMPLAD_Smil_shh, whole genome shotgun sequence DNA window CTCTCGTCTGCACCTTCAATTCCAGAGAGCCCCAATTCTCCTTCTCTCTCGTATGCACCTTCAATTCTAGAGAGCCCCAATTCTCCTTCTATCTCGTCTGCACCTTCAATTCCAGAGAGCCCCAATTCTCCTTCTATCTCATCTGCACCTTCAATTCCAGAGACCCCTAATTCTCCTTCTCTCTCGTCTGCACCTTCAATTCCAGAGAGCCCAAATTCTCCTTCTCTCTCATCTGGACCTTCAATTCCAGAGTTTGTGGATACTCAACAATTTCAAAACCTCTCACTAAATTCCCAAGTCGAAAATGAGGGAAGCGGAGAGGCTCGGTATCTGGTAGTTGCCCCTCTCCGTTTGCCGATGATTTCCCCCAATTTCAAGCAAAACTAATGCTTAATGCGTATACTGTTATTGCCTTGTTGATCTCTGTCTGTCTGTAATGCTACGATTCCGATTTATTTGAGGCTGTGATGACGAGTTTCTCTGAGTTGGGTCTGGCATGGAGGCGGATCTGACCTGTATCTTGGCGGGGCAAACCCGGAGGGCATTTCTATCTCTCTAGATCTAATGCAACCGGGTTTTGCAGCCATGGCGGCGACTCCTCTTGCCTGTTTTTCGATTTTTCCAGATCTGAGCCTCACTACCAATTACTTCTCCTTTTGCCTATTTTTCGATTTTTCCAGATTTGAGCCTCATTTTCAGGCGGAAGCCGGCGGCCGAGATTTGGAGAAGCGACGCCTCTTCTGGATCTGGGCGGTTCGCCGGCCCAGGAGGAAGGCGGCAGCCGAGATTTGGAGAAGAAGGGgtgagcggcggcggcggcgagagGCAATatcgtttttttttcttttttctttttttaatttttattttttttaattgttaaaagctttacaaaacgacgtcgttttgtatgATCGCCGGTATGTCCACGTCTGCAAATTCCGGGAGACACGTCATCTAAGATTTAGGggatggtcaacgcatgtgcaaatcacaacaaaattaaaaggtggtgtattctgaggccatttttgaaggtcatgtgtaatttgcaaatttggtgatagttcatgtattttttggctattaacccttctAGAAAATGTCCTCAACTAATGTTATCTATTAAAAAACCCTCTACTTTTGGCAAAGATTGATTTATGTCCATCTTTACAATGTCGTTGATCATTTGGaacagagagagagggggagggataacttttttattttattttctttaaaaaaaattgtgaaacaTGGAAAAAAAATCTATCCAAGAGTCCCGTGAGGCGAGTCATCATTCCGTTGCTGGATTTGGAAAAGCATGACATAAACTTTTCCAAATGTTCCTTCGGGACATTTTCTGAAAAATGCTAATAGTTGAGAGCACAAAACATGATTTAACCCTTGtttttattaattagattaagcATGGATTTTGGGATCTCTTTATTACTTGGACTATATCTACTAGATCAAAGATTGTGCTATAactttagtttgtgataaataACAAGTGTTGTATAGAAGCTGATTATTTTTCACGATTGTGCTATAACTGAGATTAGTTGCATTTTCAAAAATTTGCAGTGTGTTGGGGAGGATATGGAGGAGGATTTGAGTATAGTCTAAAGCTAGCTTTATAATCAATTCACTTCGttcaataatttaaacataTATACTCTCAAAGTGACTGAATTTATCAAAGGGATCAAAATATCACatcacacaatttttttttttttgaagaaatcaCATCACATCACACAATTAAACAAGCAAAAAACCAccaaattcttaattaatgaaatGAAGAGAAAACTTGGCctaaaacaacaaataaaagagaaattcaTCAGCATATATTGACAAGTAGAATCAGCAGCTAAAGCATGCACATGATTTCTCAGGTTTGCTGCCTGAGTTGAGATATTTGGCAGCCATTTGCTCTGCCTTGAGAAACTCTTTGCTGCGATCTTCTTCAATCATTGCTCTCTTTTCCTCAGCTGCCTTGTGAACTAAAGCCTCCTTATTCTTCACCTTCTCTGCATATTCTGCCTTTTTCTTCTCAAACTTTTCCTGTTTCATATTATGAAAACTTTAGTACTTCTTCCGTCAGCCATAAGTATATCACTTTTGTCGTTTTTGGCTTCCGTGAAAAGTATGTCACTTTTCGTTTTAGGACATAATACCACATATACTTATCATTTAGGGATGGGGGATGGGGCATTTTTGCCCATTAACACCATcatttatccttacaaatactcattatttataaaaaaaaatcacacccACTAtttaatctcaaccactcatttcatttGGTGGATTTTTTTTATCCACTATATAAACATCACCTACTATTTCATTAAACCTCATGCCCTAGCCAAAATGATATACTTATGGCGGACGGACGAAGTAATCTTTTTGGGGGcatttacttttgaggattaacTTTGAATGATGAAAATAGTAAAGTTAATCCCTTATTTACTAAGATGAATTAACACTTTGTcctaatttctatcatttgagctagctttgcttgattcatatgtCACTGAAAGAGTGAGATTGTAGAAATTCTAGTCATAAGGATAAAAATAAACTCAATTATGCAAAACAAACACCTTATAGGCGAACGTTTATATATTGATTTTAGTCCTAGATAGATAAAAGTAATATACGTTAGTCCATTGTTTATTAAGATAGATCGATACTTAAAGATAACTTCATCATTTtaagctaatttttttttattcatatcTCATTGGAAGGACAGACATGATTGAAGAAATTCTAATAATGAGGATAAAAAGTAAAGgcacatgttttttttttcaaatttatcataagaaaatgagaaataagATAAGTTACGaaaattttactccctccaCCCCCGAATAAATTTCTAACTTTCTCTTTCGGTGTGCCTCCAAAAAAACATTCCTttatatttttggactatactcgACCACTAATAGCATCCCATTACCCGTACTTTTCATATTTTCGCCgcttttaatattaattataacatcttttcaccactctcaatacactcaacaacttcgttttaaaattcgtgtcccTCCCTTCTAGGAAGTTATTGTTAATTTTCTcatgaaaaaattataacaaaaaaaaatactactccctccgtccacgaaaaagtgccccatttgggtgctggcacgggttttaagaaagttgaaaaagatggtgtaaaggtggtgtaaaagactaaaagggtagtgttaatgtattgtggttacttttactaatcttgcactaactaaataaatgaacttgaaattcagaaaatacataaataaataaatacataaaaaaatggaaaataaataaattggaaataaaattttcagaaaataaataaattgaaaattcgaaaataaataaactgaaaattgagaaaataaataaataaactggaaataaataaataaataaactggaaaataaataaactgaaaattcaaaaataaataaataactaaacttgaaattcagaaaataaataaataaaatggaaataaataaataaactggaaataaattaactgaaaattcagaaaaaaaataaataaataaatggaaaataaataaactggaaattcgaaaataaataaataaataaataaactaaaaattcaaaaataaataaacttgaaattcagaaaataaataaataaactggaaataaataaataaataagtaaataaactggaaaataaataaactgaaaattcaaaaataaataaataactaaacttgaaattcagaaaataaataaataaaatggaaataaataaataaataaataaactggaaataaattaactgaaaattcagaaaataaataaataaataaataaatggaaaataaataaactggaaattcgaaaataaataaataaataaataaactgaaaattcaaaaataaataaacttgaaattcagaaaataaataaataaataaactgaaaattcagaaaataaataaataaataaactggaaaataaataaactggaaataaataaataaataagtaaataaactggaaataaataaactggaaaataaataaactggaaataaataaataaataagtaaataaactggaaataaataaactggaaaataaataaactgaaaattcaaaaataaataaataaataaacttgaaattcagaaaataaataaataaataaactgaaaattcagaaaataaatatataaataaaatggaaaataaataaactggaaataaataaataaactgaaaattcagaaaataaataaatgaactgaaaataaataaataaataaataaactggaaataaataaactaaaaattcaaaaataaataaataaataaacttgaaattcagaaaataaataaataaataaactgaaaattaagaaaataaataaataaactgaaaattaagaaaataaataaataaatgggattaattgtgtgggttaattgcatagattaaataaaagtgtggatttattaatgacataagttgtaaataaattgaaaagtaaagggtatgaatgtacaaaaaggtaaacaaGGCACTTTTTcgtgaacaaaaaaaaaggggtaagtagggcactttttcgtggacagagggagtatatcttaAAGAGTATGCATCCTAATATGAATCTGTTTCAAATGTTGCAAAGTTGTAATATTACGTCAAGCATGTCTTCAGGAAGTTTtaccatttttttcttcttaattcCCTAGATTATATATTTGTGAGAATTTTCACAGATTCTGttttcatgaacatttcattgTTGATGCTAAAAcacataatataattatataagtgCTTCCAAGATAGGTTGTATCAGAAAAAGAAGAgataatttagaaaattaagAGAATTTGCAGTTTTCTGAACTTAAATATTAACCATCCTATCACTAAACATCTTATCATTAAACTAAGTATATGCATACCATTAGCAGTTTTTTTAGATGGCAAAATTGGACACAGAAATTCTTACCTCAATCTGCTTCAGTTGTGCTTCCACAGCTGCTCTTTTTGTATTTTCCCAAGCATCTATGTCTGATAACTTTTTATGTGCCCTGAATCATAAACATTTTAATTCACTTAATTctaatcaaaattaataaaaacaaGTTGCTTCAATAATTAATAGGAGTAAGACTTCTTTTAGGCTCCCCTTCATACAAATTCTATTACCTAAAAAGTagagaattttaattccaaaagattaaaaaaaaaacagagagaGAAGAAAGTGTACTTGTTTTGAGCTTTTGTTTTCTCGTTTTCTTCCCAAGCTTTGATTAGTGACAATTTTTTCTCAATCTCCAGTTTTGCAAGCACAGCAtctaaaaatagaaaacaataaaTACAACTATACAAGTCAAATTCCCCTTGGAAAAACgactaaaacaaaaaagaggAGAATTTAATAaagattaataattaaaaataagagatTAATCACCCCTGTCATCTTGCTTATTCACTGTTTTTGTTTCTTCTCCCATGTTTGCTTCTGTGTGTGTATGAGGTGTGTGTGAGATTAAAGAGTGGGATGTGAGAGGGATGAAAAGAGTAAAAGGAAGGTTTGGAGGGTAGGTGGAAGAGGGATATGCAGTTGAAAAATGCCAAGCTAGAATGATGATGACATCATAGTATAGGTAAGTTCGGTTGGAACTTGGATATCGCAATTTTAGATCATCTATTAAACTATTATCACCCCAAGGAATACTATGCGGTGCGAACTCCTGTCTGTGAACAATGAGGCATAAGGTTCAAACCCCATCGTTTCTCTtcctcaaaattaaaaaataaaataaaaattaaactatTATCAATTagctactactccctccgtccacgaaatgagtacccatttgtggacggcacgggttttaagaaatgtatggagtgtagtgtgaatagtttaagggtcccactttttgagtgtattaattaaagagatgtgtggggtacacttgtcaaaaagggaaatgggtactcatttcgtggacggacgaaaaatgaaatatgggtactcatttcgtggacggagggagtataataattgatgttaattattactccctctgtcccaggccaataggctcagtttccttttttggctgtcccactccaataggcccagtctaaatttggaaataattagggctccACTAAATACATAAAGATACTTAATTAAAGGGGGATATACCCCTTAAACTAAAATCTAATCTGCCTCAATTTTTTCCTCTCTCCTCCGCCTTTTCATTCTCTCATTCGTCGTTTCCTCTCTCAAGCTCGAAACCCTAGCTAGCCTTCTCTCCAGAGGGTTTTCTTCTAGATCTGGTGAAGAGTTGGGGCAACGCGTTTGAGAGGGACGAGGACTGGTGAAGGCGCCGACCGTCCGAGGGGAGCGAGACGGAGCATCCATGGTGGCCGCGACAGAGGCGGCGACAGAGTCGGTCTGTGATTAGCGTTTCATAGTGATTTCGCCGGAGACTTCAGAGGCAGCGGTGGTAACCTTGAAGAAAGTGAGAGGGGGGCTTGGGTCAGGCGGCGGTTGTTGGTTTTCAGTTGCTGTCGTCGGGAATCGGAGCAAGGAGAGGTGAATTGGGTTGGGATTTGCAGAGGGCTAGGACCGGAGGATTTGCAGGTTCAGGGTTCTCCTCACACATTCGCCAGACACCTACCACCCCTCAAAAAAAGAAGACAAGTTCAGTTCAGGGTTCTATATTAGCTTTTAGCCAcgtattttttcataaattttatatcttcatagtattttaattatgcaatttttctatagcATGAATCTTGTACCTTTATAAATTGTTAGCAGCTGTATGCTGTGTTTCTATTGCATGTGAgttgattttagttttttgttgatgttttttattttttatttttattcattcatatAGTACTGTTCGGTGTCtagtaatattattatgggAGACTCTCAACCACAAGATTCCAAAAAAAGGGCAGTGTATGAAGCATGGACGCCGGATCCTTAATGTACCCACTAGGCATACCCGAACTATCCCAATTATCACAGTCAGTCAATCGATTCCACGCTTGATTAACATTCCATCCCCGAGTTTTATCAGATAATCCACCAATACTGAAACCAAAAACAGCTTTCATTCTAGCCAAACTAATGCGATACTCTCGCTCATACATCCTAACTTTAATCCATTTCATATCACCAGCCATTTCCACAGTAGTCATAAATTCATAGCATAGAGGATCATACCcagaaaattcaatatttttagcATACCATTTCATTCCTAGATTATTCAAATACAAACCAACTTGCCGCTCAAGATTCAAATCAGTAATCAACTCCCAATCCAAGTAATGCGGAGGAGTAATATAGTTGGAGTTAAATTTCTTAAAAATTTCTCCCTCTAATTCGCTTTGCAATTCAAATGGACATTCATACCTTTCGCTCAAAGTAAGCTCCCCTCTACCGACGTTTGCGTTCTTCGTTCGGACCATTATATTGTTGAAGGTGATTTTAGAGGGTAGTGGTATGGAAGAATTGTAGTTGAAGgggattttttttggggggagaTTCTGGAGCGGCGCTGGAGaggagaagaaagaaagaaattagGGCACCAGCGCTCGCTGGCCCTTTATATAGTGGTTATTTGGTCCCAGtgctcgctggaacccagcgctcgctgggtttccagcggtgctgggactcagcgggcgttggcatcatggatttcaattccagaattatccccaaaattcttcgaaaatcagtgaaaatcggggtgaaatccaaccacgaattttttgaaagtcgtctggaatctatgtgaattccatggaatttaaaatccatggactttttaaagtctgtggaaatccacaacgaatacacccccctaaatatGAATTACCTGATTTTTGGGGAtcttaaattttgaattaactCTACAGGCCAATCATGGTTAACTTCAATATTATGTCTTCATGCTGATCGTATGTGTAGATATAAGCTTCATACATATGTTGAGAATTTTTTCTGAATACTTTCTTCAAAATTACTATATATTCAGGGCCGGTCCTGAGGGTGGGCGGGCATGGGCGACGGCCCAGGGCCCCAAAAATTTGAGGGCccaaaatttttaatatatcctaTTAATTATACATCTTATGTATGCTAACAAAATGATTTTGGGCCCaacataatttattgtcaaatttatatctatactatattaaatagagagttttcaatttcaaattaattttaaaattgagtgacaaattttgtagttataataaaattgaaggtttatgtttaaactatatatatttctttttattttcattttttattttctttaacttcttatttgttgttacatttctttccaaaattgtgaaattcaattaattataaaatatttaatatgcatatcaaattaaagatcatgataagagctttaatatgatactatattttatgaaaatatttgatttaaaatgtaaaatttatgcatgtttaaatattaaagttttataaatttctctctcctctctcatctttttaaataaatatatttttaattcttttaaattaggagtattttatttttaatttttttaacttattttttatttttgttttaatatcaaattttataattgtgattttttttatttttttaagattcaattcaaatatattcaattaaatttaattttttattatatttataagtataataattaaattagtattaattttatacaaatagtaaaaacaaaaaatattttcagtgcattgcacgagatgcaaatgctagttgcaTTTAAAAGTTAAAGTTCAATTTAaaatgcaaatgctagttgcaCCTCGCCGCCTGTAATAtatttaagtatataaattaattaatattaacaaTACCGGCGGCAGCGCTGTCGGTGATCACCGGAGGCATCCTTGCCACTGGTATTTCCGCCGCTATTTTGAAAAACACGGTCGTCCCCTCCATCGTCGGtgggccgccggtaattttggTCGCATGattatacatttttttgtagtggtagTATGATATTATATTAGGGCCCCATTTTTTAATTTCGCCCAGGGCCTCAGCTTTGTCAGGACCGGCCCTGTATATATTGCAGTCATTTGGAGTGCTTCATTGGTGTCCGTTCAGTGGGTTAACAAGGCTCCCTTCATCTTTTGAGTAAGCACTTATCTTACCTTATGTATAATTTTTGACATAGTATTAAATGAAAACATTAGTTAGCTTAGTTTCTTTTCCGACGTATAAATTGTGTAAGTGAAATATATTTGAACAAATGAGATATTATCACTATTTAGCTTATAGATGCCTCAGAGTTTGTTATAATAACCTAAAAGGTAATATGTCATTAGCCATCCATAATGTTTGGAATTCCCGAGGCACAAATTTGgcgctcacacacacacacacatacatacatacatatatatatttttatgtatttctCTATATGTGACATTTTCAATTGTAGTTTGCAGAAACTTTCTCAAAGACACAAAGGTAATCTTGGATTAATTTTAGGATGACTTACAATTGTTTACAGCCAAATTTAATATAGCaaaatattatttgtatattttaaaaacattgtttgcatttcctttttttttaatataaattacatgtgtctataatttttttttttggttctaAATTATCACAAGTTATGAACTGGTGCAATGGATAAGACCTCATTCTTTCTTTCAAATGTCAAGAGTTCAAATCTTATTGCACATATTCTACAaagttgaattttttaaaataaaaatcggttaaatttcggttaaccgattaaccggttaattcgaCAAAATTGAGAAACATTAACCgaatcggttaatcggttaaccggttcAATTTTCGATTAGGAAGATTGTCCTTAaccggttccggttaaccggtaaatgatattgtggatgaaccaaaatggcaaaagtgaaaacgatatgatggacgaatggagtatttatttaatgattaaagtttttaaaaattctcttccctctctcctctctcatctttttttgaataaatctatttttatttttatttttttgtttttttgattaattgattttgccttttcataatattagtttttaatgttctgaatttttttaacttattatttttgccttttcataatatctatttttaatgttgtgatttttttttatttttttttatttttgcaatatttagtttaaatatattcagttaaaataatttttttattatatttacacATGATAATTGCGTTTGTAtcgattttatattaataaataaatataaaaatattttttgtgcaTTACACAGGATGCTAATACTAATTGTATTTATAGATGAAAAATATATGAACGATGAAGCGCGGTCTGTTGGTAAGACACTTCTCCTCCAATCAATAGATCGGGGgagtgtgtttttttttctttgggtgtaacaatttataaaaataaaaaatacacgaaAAATACagggttaattgcaccaaatatcaccaactttgcccgaatttcattttttccataatttaaaaaaattccatTTTTATCACAGATTGAATTAGTCATTCATTTTTTCCACGATTTTTAGCTCAGGTGACTGGAAAGTTGGCGTGACGCTGATGTGGATTTAAATTTACACATAATATTGATGtggagtatatattaatttaaaattactcaaataataaaatcacacaaaaaaaccctaatatcacttgaattagaaaaaaaaaatccctaaGAATCGGTtgttttcttcttcaacaaAAATCGATTGTCTTCTTCTCCTCCATCCCAATCTCGCCGCCACCCATCTCGTCGTCGGGGCGCTGTGGGCCATCGGCACCCACCGCCGCCTATCTTCCATCACGCCTCCAGACTAGTGTCTTCCATCGCGCCGCCAGCCGAAGCTCCGCCGTGCCTGCCAACCGAAGCTCTGCCTATCTTCCTTCGCGCCGCCAGTCGAAACTTCGCCTGTTTTCCATCGCGCCGCCATCCATCTCGCCGACCACCACCCATCAATCCTGTGTCTTCCATCGGATGAAATCACCGAAGCCAGCCGAAGCTCCACCGTCCTCCGCCCCCAAGCTCGAGAATACAGAATTGGATTGTCCCCGTAAATCATCGCAAGCCACCATTCAAATCGCCAAAGCTCCGGGCAGCGTGGGTgaagaatgaaaaaaatgaaaaattatgggaaaaataGAATTCgagcaaagttcgtgatatttgGTGTAATAAAAAAACACAACTTTTTCAATCCACAGAGTGGAACGTATGTGGCGTgtgccggcgagccacatcagtGCCTATCAACTCCGATTTGCGGGGAAAAAAATCATGAGAAAAAATGAACGACTAATTCAATctgtgattaaaaaaaatagaattttttaaaattatggaaAAATGAAATTCGGACAAAATTggtgatatttggtgcaattaacccaaaaatatGTGCAAATTTTTAAGAGAATATGATTATCCGATGTTACAATATATAATTCCTTTacaaaactaaaattttaaatttgtaacaTTGTTACATATTAATCATCTAATGAGAAATGTCACGTAAAttgatttaagaaaaaaaaatctttagtGTTACTATTTCGTGTTTG harbors:
- the LOC131012506 gene encoding remorin-like, with the translated sequence MGEETKTVNKQDDRDAVLAKLEIEKKLSLIKAWEENEKTKAQNKAHKKLSDIDAWENTKRAAVEAQLKQIEEKFEKKKAEYAEKVKNKEALVHKAAEEKRAMIEEDRSKEFLKAEQMAAKYLNSGSKPEKSCACFSC